Proteins co-encoded in one Streptomyces sp. JH34 genomic window:
- a CDS encoding SDR family oxidoreductase, whose translation MNLNGATALITGANRGIGRHLAAQLVERGAKVYATARRPESIDLEGVQVLALDVTDPEAVANAARVAADVNLLVNNAGIGGGPLLGDLDGVRAALDVNFWGSLSVSRAFTPVLAANGGGAIVNIASSASWFVFPGNGAYGVSKSALWSMSNALRQELTGQGTRVTSVHLGAADTDMMKGYDVPKTDPADVARITLDGVESDAFEVVLDEFTAMVKASLAEDPREFDTRFQRFLSA comes from the coding sequence ATGAACCTCAACGGAGCCACCGCGCTCATCACCGGAGCCAACCGCGGCATCGGCCGCCACCTCGCCGCCCAGCTCGTCGAGCGAGGAGCCAAGGTCTACGCGACCGCCCGCCGTCCCGAGTCGATCGACCTCGAAGGCGTCCAGGTCCTCGCCCTCGACGTCACCGACCCGGAGGCCGTCGCGAACGCCGCTCGCGTCGCCGCCGACGTGAACCTGCTGGTCAACAACGCTGGTATCGGAGGCGGTCCTCTGCTCGGGGACCTGGATGGCGTCCGAGCCGCGCTGGACGTCAACTTCTGGGGCTCGTTGTCAGTGTCCCGCGCCTTCACACCGGTCCTCGCGGCCAACGGCGGGGGCGCGATCGTGAACATCGCCTCCTCGGCCTCCTGGTTCGTCTTCCCAGGCAACGGCGCCTACGGCGTCTCGAAGTCCGCCCTGTGGAGCATGAGTAACGCGCTGCGCCAGGAACTGACCGGCCAGGGCACACGCGTCACCTCCGTGCACCTCGGCGCGGCCGACACAGACATGATGAAGGGCTACGACGTGCCGAAGACGGACCCGGCCGACGTTGCCCGTATCACCCTCGACGGTGTCGAGTCCGACGCGTTCGAGGTGGTCCTGGACGAGTTCACCGCCATGGTCAAGGCGTCGCTGGCCGAGGACCCGCGGGAGTTCGACACACGGTTCCAGCGGTTTCTGAGCGCTTGA
- a CDS encoding MerR family transcriptional regulator, producing the protein MAERAGVSVRALRYYEEQGLVVADRGPGGHRQYPDSAVERVRFIQLLYAAGLSSKAILPILPFLDTLVATPRMARRLEAERDRIKAQIGDLTKAHDRLEELIRLAAAYKDSPATCEADEGPAMSSAARLPRERIPGLRPNRR; encoded by the coding sequence GTGGCCGAGCGCGCCGGGGTCAGCGTCCGCGCGCTGCGGTACTACGAGGAACAGGGACTCGTCGTCGCCGACCGCGGGCCCGGCGGCCACCGGCAGTACCCGGACTCCGCCGTGGAGCGGGTGAGATTCATCCAACTGCTCTACGCGGCAGGGCTGTCGAGCAAGGCGATCCTGCCCATCCTGCCGTTCCTGGACACCCTTGTCGCGACCCCTCGCATGGCACGCCGGCTCGAGGCCGAGCGTGACCGGATCAAAGCCCAGATCGGCGACCTGACCAAGGCTCATGACAGGCTCGAGGAACTGATCCGCCTCGCCGCCGCGTACAAGGACTCCCCGGCTACCTGCGAGGCGGACGAAGGCCCCGCCATGTCGTCAGCCGCGCGGCTACCGCGCGAGCGCATCCCGGGATTGCGGCCGAACAGGCGCTGA
- a CDS encoding N,N-dimethylformamidase beta subunit family domain-containing protein, which translates to MTRRTALGAISLGAVGFVGYQLREQAGPLPTRPAARTGNNPAVRENTAIGSDQWPLGRDGLKGVTDDLAQVQGYASATSVSHGESIDFHIASHTAQNCTIAVYRIGHYAAVGARHLLTSEPVKVKPQKKPDPHPETGLISCDWPVSWTLEIPNTWVSGIFLAVFTSQDGHRSYTPFVVRDTARRSDVLMVVPFTTYQAYNMWPLDGRTGKNLYKGYTADGEIGGNPERAFKVSFDRPYMQLGLPRWFDMDISAARWAESSGYDITYATSVDLHEGRIDPSQYTAIVFSGHDEYWSKEMRDCAESAVDAGTHLAFLASNNIYFHIRLEAGTEDRPSRVVTCYKEAPDPEPGEAGPTMRWRHLGKKHHKAEQRLIGVQYNGILAKPVPLVVSESKHWFWSGTGLRDGDEIPDLIAVEADGFNPAMPQPADTKQTLLAASPYVDSRNRGRAVQNTSLCENHQGTLVFVAGTFHWPLALNDPDHRNPHVQRATGNLITRMLEPRNRP; encoded by the coding sequence GTGACCCGTCGTACCGCGCTGGGGGCTATCAGTCTCGGTGCAGTCGGCTTCGTCGGCTATCAATTGCGCGAACAGGCCGGACCTCTTCCCACGCGTCCGGCAGCGCGAACCGGCAACAACCCCGCCGTCCGGGAGAACACGGCCATCGGCTCGGACCAGTGGCCGCTGGGACGTGACGGTCTCAAGGGCGTGACCGATGATCTTGCGCAGGTCCAGGGCTACGCATCAGCGACCTCGGTCAGCCACGGCGAATCCATCGATTTTCATATCGCCTCGCATACCGCACAGAATTGCACCATAGCGGTCTACCGCATCGGTCACTACGCAGCTGTCGGTGCCCGGCATCTCCTGACCAGCGAGCCGGTGAAGGTCAAACCGCAGAAGAAGCCAGACCCGCATCCGGAGACCGGTCTCATCTCCTGCGACTGGCCGGTCTCCTGGACGCTGGAAATACCGAACACGTGGGTGTCGGGGATATTCCTGGCTGTCTTCACCTCCCAGGACGGCCACCGCAGCTACACGCCCTTCGTCGTGCGGGACACCGCCCGCCGTTCCGATGTCCTGATGGTCGTCCCCTTCACCACGTATCAGGCGTACAACATGTGGCCGCTCGATGGTCGTACGGGGAAAAACCTGTACAAGGGGTACACCGCCGACGGTGAGATAGGCGGCAACCCGGAACGCGCCTTCAAGGTCTCTTTCGACCGGCCGTACATGCAGCTCGGCCTGCCCCGCTGGTTCGACATGGATATCAGCGCGGCACGGTGGGCGGAGAGCTCCGGCTACGACATCACCTATGCCACCAGCGTCGATCTGCACGAGGGACGCATCGACCCCTCGCAGTACACCGCGATCGTCTTCTCCGGACACGACGAATACTGGTCCAAGGAGATGCGCGACTGCGCCGAGAGCGCCGTGGACGCCGGAACCCACCTGGCGTTCCTCGCCTCGAACAACATCTACTTCCACATACGTCTCGAGGCAGGCACCGAAGACCGGCCCTCCCGTGTGGTGACCTGCTACAAGGAAGCCCCAGACCCGGAACCAGGCGAAGCCGGCCCGACCATGCGATGGCGCCACCTCGGCAAAAAGCACCATAAAGCCGAACAGCGCCTGATAGGCGTCCAGTACAACGGCATCCTCGCGAAACCCGTCCCCCTGGTGGTCAGCGAGAGCAAGCACTGGTTCTGGTCAGGAACGGGCCTGCGGGACGGAGACGAAATACCTGACCTGATCGCCGTCGAAGCAGACGGTTTCAACCCCGCGATGCCCCAGCCCGCCGACACCAAGCAGACCCTGCTCGCCGCATCCCCCTACGTCGACAGCCGCAACCGGGGCCGCGCCGTACAGAACACCAGCCTCTGCGAGAACCATCAGGGGACCCTCGTCTTCGTCGCCGGCACCTTCCACTGGCCGCTCGCTCTCAACGACCCCGACCACCGCAACCCGCACGTCCAGCGAGCCACCGGCAACCTCATCACTCGCATGCTGGAACCTCGCAATAGGCCATAG
- a CDS encoding IS110 family transposase, with protein MFEIEDVGVFLGLDVGKSAHHGHGLTPAGKKVFDKPLPNSEPKLRAVFDKLTAKFGTVLVIVDQPASIGALPLAVARDTGCRVAYLPGLAMRRIADLYPGEAKTDAKDAAVIADAARTMPHTLRSLELTDEITAELTVLTGFDQDLAAEATRTSNRIHGLLTQFHPSLERVLGPRLDHQAVTWLLERHGSPAALRKAGRRRLVELIRPKAPRMAARLIDDIFDALDEQTVTVPGTGTLDIVVPSLARSLAAVHEQRRALEAQINSLLEAHPLSQVLTSMPGVGVRTAAVLLVTVGDGTNFPTAAHLASYAGLAPTTKSSGTSIHGEHAPRGGNRQLKRAMFLSAFACINADPASRTYYDKQRARGKTHTQALLRLARQRISVLFAMLRDGTFYESRAPKNVELAA; from the coding sequence ATGTTCGAGATCGAAGACGTGGGCGTGTTCCTCGGCCTGGACGTCGGCAAGTCCGCTCACCACGGGCACGGGCTCACCCCGGCCGGGAAGAAGGTCTTCGACAAGCCGCTGCCCAACAGCGAGCCGAAGCTGCGGGCCGTGTTCGACAAGCTGACCGCGAAGTTCGGCACCGTCCTGGTCATCGTGGACCAGCCCGCCTCCATCGGCGCTCTGCCCCTGGCCGTCGCCCGGGACACCGGCTGTCGCGTCGCCTACCTGCCCGGCCTGGCTATGCGCCGGATCGCCGACCTCTACCCCGGCGAGGCCAAGACCGACGCCAAGGACGCGGCCGTCATTGCCGACGCCGCACGGACCATGCCGCACACCCTGCGCTCGCTCGAACTGACCGACGAGATCACCGCCGAGCTGACCGTGCTGACCGGCTTCGACCAGGACCTGGCCGCCGAGGCCACCCGCACCAGCAACCGGATACACGGCCTTCTCACCCAGTTCCACCCCAGCCTGGAGCGCGTCCTGGGGCCCCGCCTGGACCACCAAGCCGTCACCTGGCTCCTTGAACGCCACGGCTCCCCGGCCGCCCTGCGCAAAGCCGGCCGACGCCGCCTCGTCGAGCTGATCCGGCCCAAGGCCCCGCGCATGGCCGCACGGCTGATCGACGACATCTTCGACGCCCTGGACGAGCAGACCGTGACCGTTCCCGGCACCGGCACCCTCGACATCGTGGTCCCGTCCCTGGCCCGCTCGCTCGCCGCCGTCCACGAACAGCGCCGGGCCCTGGAAGCCCAGATCAACAGCCTGCTGGAGGCCCACCCTCTTTCCCAAGTCCTGACCTCGATGCCCGGCGTCGGCGTCAGGACCGCCGCAGTCCTGCTGGTCACCGTCGGCGACGGCACCAACTTCCCCACCGCCGCCCACCTGGCTTCCTACGCCGGCCTCGCACCGACGACCAAGTCCTCGGGCACCTCGATCCATGGCGAACACGCGCCCCGCGGCGGGAACCGGCAGCTGAAGCGGGCCATGTTCCTCTCCGCCTTCGCCTGCATAAACGCCGATCCGGCCTCCCGGACCTACTACGACAAGCAGCGAGCCCGCGGCAAAACCCACACCCAAGCCCTTCTCCGCCTCGCCCGCCAGCGCATCAGCGTCCTGTTCGCCATGCTCCGCGACGGCACCTTCTACGAATCGCGGGCGCCCAAGAACGTCGAGCTCGCCGCATAA